A single region of the Marinobacter nanhaiticus D15-8W genome encodes:
- a CDS encoding DcaP family trimeric outer membrane transporter — translation MLLNTRKNLLALSVGTLSLLAASSLQAADLTVNKTDIDLYGYAKLDLIYDVDADLGNTIIRSKIRLDDEDGVDGHTNMHAFQSRLGLKTSTPVAGDTLKTVIEGDFYGNNGFGGGGGEFRLRHAYGTWNGILAGQTWSNFGNVLSLYQTVDFNGSLGQGGGRQAQVRYTTGPFSFSAEDPEGSGAAGGDIQADGTNQYRLPDLTARYQSSVGPVKYAAAALVRFLEYDAEGSDTANPNWDDDSATGWGLMVEANTKLTDSITIRGSISHGDGIGGYIYLSPAGPGYVDGDGNLETIEATGGGVSMTVNAGPGAFNLGYGLVIADLDDGYESGDIAATTDERYSSTFVNYIWSPFEQLTYGVEAGYHTREQVNGDEGDAVRLQAMIQYGF, via the coding sequence ATGCTCTTAAACACTCGTAAGAACCTGCTCGCGCTTTCCGTGGGTACACTGTCTTTGCTGGCCGCTTCCTCACTTCAGGCGGCGGATCTCACTGTCAATAAAACAGACATTGATCTGTATGGTTATGCAAAGCTTGACCTGATCTATGACGTCGACGCCGATCTGGGAAATACCATTATCCGCAGCAAGATCCGTCTCGATGACGAGGACGGGGTCGACGGCCATACCAATATGCACGCGTTCCAGAGCCGTCTGGGTCTCAAGACCTCGACACCGGTTGCCGGCGATACGCTGAAAACCGTCATCGAAGGGGATTTTTACGGCAATAACGGTTTTGGCGGCGGCGGCGGCGAATTCCGCCTGCGTCATGCCTACGGCACCTGGAACGGTATCCTCGCCGGTCAGACCTGGAGTAACTTCGGTAACGTGCTGAGTCTCTACCAGACCGTTGATTTCAATGGCTCATTGGGTCAGGGCGGTGGACGCCAGGCGCAGGTTCGTTATACGACCGGGCCTTTCTCATTTTCTGCTGAAGATCCGGAAGGTAGCGGTGCGGCCGGTGGTGACATCCAGGCCGACGGTACCAACCAGTATCGTCTGCCTGACCTGACCGCCCGCTACCAGAGCAGTGTAGGACCGGTTAAATACGCTGCAGCGGCGCTCGTACGTTTCCTCGAATACGATGCAGAGGGCTCCGATACCGCCAATCCGAACTGGGATGACGATAGCGCCACGGGCTGGGGTCTGATGGTGGAGGCCAATACCAAGCTGACGGATAGCATCACCATCCGTGGCTCTATCAGCCACGGCGACGGTATCGGCGGCTACATTTACCTGAGTCCCGCAGGCCCGGGTTATGTCGACGGCGATGGCAACCTGGAAACCATCGAAGCGACCGGCGGCGGCGTGAGCATGACCGTCAACGCAGGCCCGGGTGCATTCAACCTCGGCTACGGCCTGGTGATCGCTGATCTGGATGATGGCTATGAGAGCGGCGACATTGCGGCCACGACGGACGAGCGTTATAGCAGCACCTTCGTCAACTACATCTGGTCGCCGTTCGAGCAGCTCACCTACGGTGTGGAAGCGGGCTACCACACACGCGAACAGGTGAATGGCGACGAAGGTGACGCGGTCCGCCTGCAGGCCATGATTCAATACGGCTTCTGA
- a CDS encoding type IV toxin-antitoxin system AbiEi family antitoxin, whose translation MENPNAEVDLLEQALNVFNRETGLNFECDGKTSTGRDIGVDALLTLRPQNIQYNAQLKRWAQQANTGALIAQLNKLPEPSLLVADFINPNMADRLRESGVQFIDAAGNTYLNGNGLHIFIKGHRPLSALSMSPKATRAFNASGLKLVLCFLVDPDLVGQTYRAIAAAAGVSLGTIGWVINDLKAQGYIGERGKTKERRLKRPLALLDRWVEGYPEILLPSMELGWFQTPYQFPWKEIQASEFGGRWSGEVGAYLFDPYLSPARGKLYLPRERLKDVVLRHRLRKKSDGLQGESDTICIVEKFWHLTGQSACSNNPEVAPDILVYADLVATGDPRNLESAERLYGRIKDRLERD comes from the coding sequence ATGGAAAACCCGAACGCAGAGGTCGATCTGCTGGAACAAGCGCTTAACGTATTCAATCGTGAAACCGGATTAAACTTCGAGTGCGATGGCAAGACGTCTACTGGACGCGATATCGGTGTCGACGCCTTATTAACTCTGCGTCCCCAGAATATCCAATACAATGCGCAACTGAAACGCTGGGCCCAGCAGGCGAATACCGGCGCACTTATCGCTCAGTTGAACAAGCTGCCTGAACCTTCTCTCCTTGTCGCAGATTTTATTAACCCCAATATGGCCGACCGCCTGCGCGAGTCCGGGGTTCAGTTTATCGACGCCGCCGGGAACACCTACCTTAATGGCAATGGTCTCCATATTTTTATCAAAGGCCATCGCCCCTTAAGCGCTCTTTCCATGTCCCCAAAAGCGACGCGGGCCTTTAACGCTTCAGGGCTCAAGCTGGTTCTCTGCTTCCTGGTCGATCCTGATCTCGTAGGACAGACCTACAGAGCGATTGCAGCCGCTGCTGGCGTATCGCTTGGCACCATTGGATGGGTTATTAATGACTTGAAGGCGCAGGGTTACATTGGCGAACGGGGAAAAACCAAAGAGCGGCGACTCAAGCGGCCACTCGCTTTGTTGGATCGTTGGGTAGAGGGTTACCCCGAAATTCTTCTGCCGAGCATGGAGCTGGGCTGGTTCCAAACGCCTTACCAATTTCCGTGGAAAGAGATCCAGGCATCGGAGTTTGGAGGACGCTGGAGCGGAGAAGTCGGCGCTTACCTCTTCGATCCTTATCTATCGCCAGCGCGGGGAAAACTCTACCTCCCTCGAGAACGCCTGAAGGATGTGGTGTTGCGGCATCGCCTACGGAAAAAGAGCGACGGCTTACAGGGTGAATCGGACACCATCTGCATCGTAGAGAAGTTCTGGCATCTCACCGGCCAGTCTGCTTGCTCGAACAACCCTGAAGTGGCGCCAGATATTCTGGTCTACGCCGATCTTGTCGCCACTGGAGATCCTCGCAACCTGGAATCTGCGGAGCGCCTGTATGGCCGAATTAAAGATCGACTCGAGCGCGATTGA
- a CDS encoding LysR family transcriptional regulator, with the protein MRRKVPSTTVLMGFEAAARHVSFTEAAQELSLTQSAICRQIASLEEFLGVKLFRRGRQGVRLTDAGYNYHRLVAQRLNEIERDTLSVMGNHGTENALELAVVPTFGTRWLIPRLRKFKALHPNITINMTNKTRPFLFSDTPFDAAIYFGDGNWSGTQTTLFMHERPVPVCSPELIAPDTALTCEDITNYPLLQQTTRPYAWREWFRSLDMRVERDMSGPRYELFTMLAEAATHGMGIALVPPFLIERELASGQLIVPVSHSFQNRGGYYFVLPDHRKDDEVVNLFRQWVLGEGELEVAA; encoded by the coding sequence ATGCGTCGTAAGGTCCCCAGTACAACCGTTCTGATGGGTTTCGAGGCGGCAGCACGCCATGTCAGTTTCACCGAAGCGGCCCAGGAGCTGTCGCTGACCCAGAGCGCTATCTGCCGCCAGATTGCATCGCTGGAAGAATTCCTTGGCGTCAAGTTGTTCCGCCGCGGTCGCCAGGGCGTGAGGCTCACGGATGCCGGCTACAACTACCATCGCCTGGTGGCGCAGCGGCTCAACGAAATCGAGCGGGATACGCTCTCGGTCATGGGTAATCATGGCACGGAAAACGCACTTGAGCTGGCGGTTGTGCCCACCTTCGGCACCCGCTGGCTGATCCCGCGACTACGCAAGTTCAAGGCGCTGCATCCGAACATTACGATCAACATGACCAACAAGACACGGCCTTTCCTGTTCTCGGACACGCCGTTCGACGCCGCGATCTATTTCGGCGACGGCAACTGGTCGGGCACCCAGACCACGCTGTTCATGCACGAGCGGCCGGTCCCCGTGTGCAGCCCGGAGCTAATCGCGCCGGATACCGCCCTGACCTGTGAGGACATCACGAACTATCCCCTGCTGCAGCAGACCACGCGTCCCTACGCCTGGCGCGAATGGTTCCGGTCATTGGATATGCGGGTGGAGCGGGATATGTCCGGGCCGCGTTATGAACTCTTCACCATGCTGGCGGAGGCGGCCACCCACGGCATGGGCATTGCGCTGGTGCCGCCATTCCTGATCGAGCGTGAACTGGCTTCCGGGCAGCTGATTGTTCCGGTTTCGCACAGTTTCCAGAATCGCGGCGGTTACTACTTCGTACTGCCCGATCACCGAAAGGACGACGAGGTAGTGAATCTGTTCAGGCAATGGGTATTGGGTGAAGGGGAGCTTGAGGTGGCGGCGTAA
- a CDS encoding CaiB/BaiF CoA transferase family protein: MPVSSESKPSASGPLSHLTVLDLSRILAGPWTTQILADLGARVIKVESISGDDTRRWGPPFLTREAEDASIEGSDAAYFTCCNRNKESVCVDFSKPEGAELIRKLAGSADILVENFKVGGLKKYGLDYASLQKVNPRLVYCSITGFGQTGPYASRAGYDFLIQGMGGLMSITGHPETEERRAEPLKTGVAITDEFTGMYAATSILAAIASREQTGEGQHIDCSLFDCQVAMLANQGSNWLVGKRTPKPMGNNHPNLVPYRAYPVQDGHVIIACGNDRQYRSLCDVLELKALGEDPRFLTNADRVANRAELESLLEERLAHFPRERIINLLEIAGVPCGPINTIPEVFEDPQVIAREMVVPMKRADGFEIPTVAFPAKFSGTPANYRSAPPRLGDRTHALLAEDLALDQATIENLVKSGVVA; this comes from the coding sequence GTGCCTGTATCTTCAGAATCCAAACCCTCGGCATCCGGCCCGCTGAGCCACCTGACCGTTCTCGACCTGAGCCGTATCCTGGCCGGACCCTGGACCACCCAGATCCTTGCGGATCTCGGTGCCCGCGTCATTAAGGTGGAAAGCATCAGCGGTGATGACACTCGACGCTGGGGCCCTCCCTTCCTGACCCGCGAGGCCGAAGACGCCAGCATCGAGGGTTCCGACGCGGCCTATTTCACATGCTGCAACCGTAATAAGGAATCTGTCTGCGTCGACTTTTCCAAACCGGAAGGCGCGGAACTGATCCGCAAGCTGGCGGGCTCCGCCGACATCCTGGTGGAGAACTTCAAGGTCGGCGGCCTGAAGAAATATGGCCTCGACTACGCCAGCCTGCAAAAGGTGAACCCGCGACTGGTCTATTGCTCCATCACCGGCTTTGGCCAAACAGGCCCCTACGCCAGCCGGGCCGGCTACGACTTCCTGATCCAGGGCATGGGCGGCCTGATGAGCATTACCGGCCATCCGGAAACCGAAGAGCGCCGTGCCGAGCCGCTCAAGACAGGCGTTGCGATCACCGACGAATTCACCGGGATGTATGCGGCAACGTCGATCCTCGCCGCGATTGCCAGTCGCGAACAGACTGGCGAAGGCCAGCACATCGATTGCTCGTTGTTCGACTGTCAGGTCGCCATGCTGGCCAACCAGGGTTCCAATTGGCTGGTGGGCAAACGCACGCCAAAGCCAATGGGCAACAACCATCCCAACCTGGTGCCCTACCGGGCCTACCCGGTGCAGGATGGTCATGTCATCATCGCCTGCGGCAATGACCGTCAGTACCGTTCGCTCTGCGACGTTCTCGAGCTCAAGGCGCTTGGTGAAGATCCTCGATTCCTGACCAACGCGGACCGTGTCGCAAACCGAGCCGAACTGGAAAGCCTGCTCGAGGAGCGCCTCGCCCATTTCCCCCGCGAGCGTATTATCAACCTGCTTGAGATCGCCGGGGTCCCCTGTGGGCCGATCAATACCATTCCGGAAGTGTTCGAGGACCCCCAGGTTATCGCCCGGGAGATGGTCGTGCCGATGAAGCGGGCCGATGGCTTCGAGATTCCCACAGTCGCCTTCCCGGCAAAATTCAGCGGGACGCCGGCGAACTATCGATCTGCCCCTCCTCGCCTGGGTGATCGCACCCACGCCTTACTCGCAGAAGACCTGGCGCTGGATCAGGCGACCATCGAGAACCTGGTCAAATCCGGCGTCGTTGCCTGA
- a CDS encoding bacterioferritin-associated ferredoxin, which translates to MYVCLCHGVTDRQIRQAAEEGCRSMRQLGKEMGVGRQCGRCASTAREILRECQTEEYMTLAGMLAQPA; encoded by the coding sequence ATGTACGTATGCCTTTGTCATGGGGTGACCGACCGCCAGATTCGCCAGGCAGCCGAGGAAGGATGTCGCTCCATGCGTCAATTGGGTAAGGAGATGGGTGTTGGCCGTCAATGTGGCCGTTGTGCTTCTACGGCACGTGAGATCTTGCGTGAGTGTCAGACTGAAGAATACATGACGCTTGCCGGCATGCTTGCCCAACCCGCCTGA
- a CDS encoding acyl-CoA dehydrogenase, whose translation MSRSKAEFDWLSPLLLDDQLEEEERMVRDTAYSYAQDKLAPRILDAFRNENTDPAIFREMGELGLLGATIPEQYGGAGLNYVSYGLIAREVERVDSGYRSMMSVQSSLVMVPINEFGSEEQKQKYLPKLASGEWIGCFGLTEPNHGSDPGSMETRAKKVDGGYKLSGSKIWITNSPIADVFVVWAKTEDGKIRGFILDKGMKGLSAPAIHGKVSLRASITGEIVMDEVFVPEENMFPEVTGLRGPFTCLNSARYGIAWGALGAAEFCWTAARQYVLDRKQFGRPLAANQLIQKKLADMQTEITLGLQGCLRLGRLKDEEKAAVEITSLMKRNSCGKALDIARTARDMLGGNGVSDEYGVIRHMVNLEAVNTYEGTHDVHALILGRAQTGIQAFSGS comes from the coding sequence ATGAGCCGCTCCAAAGCCGAATTTGACTGGTTAAGCCCGCTCCTACTGGACGACCAGCTGGAAGAAGAAGAGCGCATGGTGCGCGATACCGCCTATAGCTATGCACAGGACAAACTGGCGCCCCGTATACTGGACGCCTTCCGCAACGAGAACACCGACCCGGCCATCTTCCGCGAAATGGGTGAGCTCGGTCTGTTGGGCGCCACGATTCCCGAACAGTACGGCGGCGCTGGCTTGAACTACGTGTCCTACGGCCTGATTGCCCGGGAAGTCGAGCGGGTCGATTCCGGCTACCGCTCCATGATGAGCGTGCAATCCTCCCTGGTCATGGTGCCGATCAATGAATTCGGCTCCGAAGAGCAGAAGCAGAAGTACCTGCCCAAGCTGGCCAGCGGCGAGTGGATTGGCTGCTTCGGCCTGACCGAACCCAACCACGGCTCCGACCCCGGCAGCATGGAAACCCGCGCCAAGAAAGTAGACGGTGGGTACAAGCTGAGCGGCAGCAAGATCTGGATCACCAACAGCCCGATCGCCGATGTATTCGTAGTGTGGGCTAAAACCGAAGACGGCAAGATCCGCGGCTTTATCCTGGACAAGGGCATGAAGGGCCTGAGCGCGCCCGCCATTCACGGTAAGGTCAGCCTGCGCGCATCCATTACCGGCGAGATTGTGATGGATGAAGTCTTCGTGCCGGAAGAGAACATGTTCCCGGAGGTCACCGGCCTGCGCGGTCCGTTCACCTGCCTGAACTCCGCACGCTACGGCATCGCCTGGGGCGCCCTGGGTGCCGCCGAATTCTGCTGGACCGCCGCCCGCCAGTACGTATTGGATCGCAAGCAGTTTGGTCGCCCGCTGGCCGCCAATCAGTTGATCCAGAAGAAACTGGCGGACATGCAGACTGAAATCACCCTCGGCCTGCAGGGCTGCCTGCGTCTCGGTCGCCTGAAAGACGAAGAAAAGGCTGCCGTGGAAATCACCTCGCTGATGAAGCGCAACTCCTGTGGCAAGGCACTGGATATTGCCCGTACCGCCCGTGACATGCTCGGCGGCAACGGCGTATCCGATGAGTACGGCGTCATCCGCCACATGGTGAACCTGGAAGCCGTCAACACCTACGAGGGCACCCACGACGTTCACGCCCTGATCCTCGGTCGCGCCCAGACCGGCATCCAGGCGTTTTCTGGCTCGTAA
- a CDS encoding TRAP transporter large permease, protein MAWHESLFFLLSFVLILMLIGAPVAFAFIGANLVGAWYFMGGNAGLTQLLNNGFGALSNFGLVPIPLFLLMGELFFRTGLGMRMFNAIDQLMGKVPGRLSYVTVVGGTAFSTLSGSSMGSTALLGSLLVPEMERRGYKSYMSIGPILGTGGLAIIIPPSALGVLLATLAKIDIGDVLIGGIVPGVLLALLYMVTIWLKTRFRPDAAPAYEVQTVSLGEKLKIFLRDILPMLSVIVMIVVMMLTGFATPSESAAFGALGVIVLALVFGELSLSAFKLSVAGALKVTLMAYLIVFGSATFSQLLAFSGASSGLISWATSFDLPPLLMLACMFLVLLVLGTFMEAISIMMITVPFFFPLAQSLGFDLVWFSIITLIALEVGFSTPPLGLNLFVMKGVAPPGTTMKSIYLAAIPYIACSLLLVALLVAFPGIVTWLPSLG, encoded by the coding sequence ATGGCCTGGCATGAATCCTTGTTTTTCCTGCTGTCGTTCGTGCTGATCCTGATGCTGATCGGGGCGCCCGTCGCGTTTGCGTTTATCGGTGCAAACCTTGTCGGCGCCTGGTACTTCATGGGCGGCAACGCCGGGCTGACCCAGCTACTGAACAACGGTTTTGGCGCGCTCTCGAACTTCGGCCTGGTGCCGATTCCCTTGTTCCTGCTTATGGGCGAGCTGTTCTTTCGCACCGGTCTCGGGATGCGAATGTTCAATGCCATCGATCAATTGATGGGGAAGGTGCCCGGTCGTCTGTCTTACGTGACAGTGGTTGGCGGTACGGCCTTTTCCACGCTGAGTGGTTCCTCCATGGGATCGACTGCGCTGTTGGGCTCGCTGCTGGTGCCGGAAATGGAGCGTCGCGGCTACAAGAGCTACATGTCGATCGGCCCGATTCTCGGTACTGGCGGGCTTGCGATCATCATTCCGCCTTCCGCGTTGGGCGTCCTGCTGGCCACCCTGGCCAAGATCGATATCGGGGATGTGCTCATCGGCGGTATCGTGCCCGGCGTCCTGCTGGCGCTGCTGTATATGGTGACCATCTGGCTGAAGACCCGGTTCAGACCGGATGCTGCGCCGGCATACGAAGTCCAGACCGTATCCCTCGGGGAGAAGCTCAAGATATTCCTGCGGGATATCCTGCCGATGTTGAGCGTCATTGTGATGATCGTGGTGATGATGCTGACCGGCTTCGCCACGCCATCGGAATCGGCGGCTTTCGGCGCCCTTGGCGTGATCGTCCTGGCGCTGGTTTTCGGCGAGCTGTCGTTGAGCGCGTTCAAGCTATCCGTTGCCGGCGCGCTGAAAGTGACCTTGATGGCATACCTGATCGTGTTCGGGTCCGCCACCTTCAGCCAACTGCTTGCCTTCTCGGGCGCCTCCAGCGGGTTGATTTCCTGGGCGACCAGCTTTGACCTGCCGCCGCTGCTGATGCTGGCTTGCATGTTCCTGGTGCTGCTGGTTCTAGGCACCTTCATGGAGGCGATCTCCATCATGATGATTACCGTGCCCTTCTTCTTCCCATTGGCGCAGTCGCTGGGTTTCGACCTGGTGTGGTTCTCCATCATTACGCTGATTGCGCTGGAAGTGGGCTTCTCGACGCCGCCCCTGGGCCTGAACCTGTTCGTTATGAAAGGTGTGGCGCCACCGGGAACGACCATGAAGTCGATATACCTGGCTGCGATTCCCTATATCGCCTGTTCTCTCCTGCTCGTGGCCTTGCTGGTGGCTTTCCCCGGCATCGTCACCTGGCTGCCCTCGCTCGGCTAG
- a CDS encoding MFS transporter: protein MSNPLKEALHTDNGARSDNRLNFRLICIAMTAAFVAQAMLLVAIPVYALDLDASPLELGAIFAAPAVLPLFFAIPMGGFVTRRGGRLSIIVGALIAALGVCLILLFPSIIGLFAAQLLIGIAQMQMVLAAQTVVSSLGTGKTLENYFGWYTTWLSGGQVLGPLLAGGLIDLYGTPEPAFYAMVLLSLIGAFLALGLVGDARQGRTTNRAVSGFRAQGRLLKTSRGVQVSIAVTMAAMFALTAHGSYLPVYLDGLGMGASTIGVLVSLRAIASMLVRPFTSRIISILGGRETTVLVSVAAMTVGLAFTGSVHTVVILGILSALVGIGAGLSQPLSMVLLAESVNSEQRSGALGMRLMGNRAVKLVAPLVFGAVFAAAGFGVAFMVGGVIVGVCGVLLFWIVRRLGV from the coding sequence TTGAGTAACCCGCTAAAAGAAGCTCTACACACCGATAACGGAGCGCGCAGCGACAACCGGCTCAACTTTCGCCTTATCTGCATCGCAATGACGGCGGCGTTCGTGGCGCAGGCCATGTTGCTCGTCGCAATCCCGGTCTACGCGCTGGACCTGGACGCCTCGCCGCTGGAGCTGGGAGCCATCTTCGCCGCGCCGGCAGTATTGCCGTTATTCTTCGCCATTCCCATGGGTGGCTTCGTCACCCGCCGGGGTGGGCGTTTATCCATTATTGTGGGCGCGTTGATCGCGGCGTTGGGCGTCTGCCTCATCCTGCTCTTCCCCTCGATCATTGGTCTGTTCGCGGCCCAATTACTGATCGGCATTGCCCAAATGCAGATGGTGCTTGCGGCGCAGACTGTGGTTTCTAGCCTGGGCACCGGCAAGACGCTGGAGAACTATTTCGGTTGGTATACCACCTGGCTGTCCGGCGGCCAGGTGCTTGGCCCGCTACTCGCCGGCGGATTGATCGACCTCTATGGCACGCCAGAGCCGGCGTTCTATGCCATGGTGCTCTTGTCCCTGATCGGTGCCTTCCTGGCGCTGGGACTGGTCGGTGATGCCCGGCAGGGTCGAACCACCAACCGTGCCGTCAGTGGCTTCCGCGCCCAGGGTCGACTGCTGAAAACCAGTCGCGGCGTACAGGTCTCCATCGCCGTTACCATGGCCGCCATGTTTGCCCTTACGGCTCACGGCAGTTACCTGCCGGTCTACCTGGACGGCCTGGGCATGGGGGCTTCCACCATTGGCGTTCTGGTGAGTCTGCGCGCGATCGCGTCCATGCTCGTGCGGCCTTTCACCAGCCGCATCATCTCCATTCTCGGCGGGCGGGAAACCACCGTTCTTGTCTCCGTCGCGGCTATGACGGTTGGTCTGGCGTTCACCGGTAGCGTCCATACCGTTGTCATTCTCGGCATTCTCTCCGCTTTGGTCGGTATCGGGGCCGGCCTCTCACAGCCGTTGTCTATGGTCCTGCTGGCCGAGAGCGTAAACAGCGAGCAACGTTCCGGCGCGCTGGGTATGCGGCTGATGGGGAACAGGGCAGTGAAGCTGGTTGCGCCGTTGGTATTCGGCGCGGTGTTTGCCGCTGCCGGGTTTGGTGTGGCGTTTATGGTGGGCGGTGTGATCGTGGGTGTTTGTGGGGTTTTGTTGTTTTGGATCGTGCGGCGGTTGGGAGTGTAG
- a CDS encoding TRAP transporter small permease, with protein MSSLSRFYNRLIDAMAFLAAALLVWLMVAVVLSVAIRNLGFQPPAWLFSSTEYSMFYLTLLGAPWLVREKGHVYIEVAINRLPPPLLNSLSRLVMLICAVISFVLAWVGLELVLQNIESNDYDVRTYFVPMWIFTVTYPVSFLLMGIEFTRFMFSKETFHSCENGDA; from the coding sequence ATGTCTTCGTTAAGTCGATTCTACAACAGGCTTATTGATGCCATGGCCTTTCTGGCGGCTGCGCTGCTGGTATGGCTCATGGTGGCTGTGGTGCTGTCTGTAGCTATACGAAATCTCGGATTTCAGCCGCCCGCGTGGCTGTTCTCCTCAACCGAATATTCGATGTTCTACCTGACGTTGCTGGGCGCGCCCTGGCTCGTACGGGAAAAAGGGCATGTGTACATCGAGGTTGCGATCAACCGCCTGCCTCCGCCGTTGCTGAATAGCCTTTCGAGACTCGTCATGTTGATCTGCGCCGTTATCAGCTTCGTGCTGGCCTGGGTGGGTCTGGAGCTCGTGCTGCAGAATATCGAAAGCAACGATTACGACGTCCGCACGTACTTCGTTCCCATGTGGATATTCACGGTGACCTACCCGGTCAGCTTCCTGCTTATGGGGATAGAGTTCACCCGCTTCATGTTCTCCAAAGAAACCTTCCACAGTTGCGAAAACGGGGACGCGTAA
- a CDS encoding nucleotidyl transferase AbiEii/AbiGii toxin family protein, with protein sequence MAELKIDSSAIDPIQRRTYEAIVRVASEKQVPFIIVGASARDLVMHHGYGAQIQRATRDIDLAVQVEDWESFDAIKTSLIASGYRETKIAHRLVDEHNMPLDIIPFGPLAGAGARIEWPDEDRHMGVMGFTEALASADLVIVGGQPPLDVPVASPVGLALLKLVSWSEREPQVRRKDAADFFYLLHNYENIPAITDRLYGEHADILEKYGWDTRMAAAHVLGADVARAAEIQTLLFLKSLLYGGSVERLCADAGAASNDVIQALVSAFRMGMQA encoded by the coding sequence ATGGCCGAATTAAAGATCGACTCGAGCGCGATTGATCCGATTCAACGAAGAACGTATGAAGCTATTGTTCGGGTTGCCTCTGAGAAACAGGTGCCATTTATTATTGTGGGCGCATCGGCCAGGGATCTTGTGATGCACCATGGCTATGGGGCACAGATTCAGAGGGCTACGCGAGATATCGACTTGGCGGTTCAAGTCGAGGATTGGGAGTCTTTCGATGCCATAAAGACAAGTCTGATCGCTAGCGGCTATCGGGAAACGAAGATCGCCCACCGATTGGTCGACGAGCACAATATGCCATTGGATATTATTCCCTTTGGGCCGCTCGCGGGTGCCGGTGCCAGGATCGAGTGGCCGGATGAAGATCGCCACATGGGGGTGATGGGTTTTACGGAAGCACTGGCATCCGCTGATCTTGTCATCGTTGGCGGTCAACCGCCGCTTGATGTGCCTGTTGCCAGCCCGGTTGGGCTAGCCCTTCTTAAGTTGGTGTCTTGGTCTGAGAGGGAACCTCAAGTTCGACGGAAAGATGCTGCGGACTTTTTCTACCTGCTCCACAACTATGAAAATATTCCGGCAATCACCGACCGGCTGTATGGCGAGCACGCGGATATCCTCGAGAAATATGGCTGGGATACCCGTATGGCGGCGGCTCATGTGTTGGGAGCAGATGTTGCGAGGGCGGCTGAGATCCAAACGCTTTTGTTTCTCAAATCTTTACTTTATGGAGGCTCAGTTGAAAGGCTTTGTGCCGACGCAGGCGCTGCTTCTAACGATGTGATTCAGGCATTGGTAAGCGCGTTTCGAATGGGTATGCAGGCCTAG